A part of Cannabis sativa cultivar Pink pepper isolate KNU-18-1 chromosome 6, ASM2916894v1, whole genome shotgun sequence genomic DNA contains:
- the LOC133039171 gene encoding secreted RxLR effector protein 161-like, with protein sequence MAVEKKEEMEELSYAMALGCLMHVMVSTRPDIAHALSILSRFMSNPGINYWRALKWLLRYLRGTLDIGLTYKRVLEKVTLKGYVDDDYTSSKDTRRSTTSYVFQLMEINPVYHEKTKHIDIRLFWIREKIEEEVIELEKEKSEENPTDIGTKVLPVSKLKHCLDLLNLICKKLHMKALPPLLDRYA encoded by the exons ATGGCAGtagaaaagaaagaagagaTGGAAGAACTTTCATATGCAATGGCTTTGGGGTGTCTCATGCATGTCATGGTTAGCACAAGACCAGACATTGCTCATGCTTTAAGCATATTGAGTAGGTTCATGTCAAATCCTGGGATAAACTATTGGAGGGCACTCAAATGGTTGCTGAGATATTTGAGAGGGACATTGGATATTGGATTGACTTACAAGAGAGTTTTAGAGAAAGTAACACTGAAAGGATATGTTGATGATGATTATACATCAAGCAAGGATACTAGGAGGTCTACTACCTCTTATGTGTTTCAACTAATGGAGATT AATCCAGTTTATCACGAGAAGACAAAACACATTGATATTCGGTTGTTTTGGATAAGGGAGAAGATAGAAGAAGAAGTAATCGAGCTGGAGAAAGAGAAGTCAGAAGAGAACCCTACTGATATTGGCACTAAGGTGTTACCAGTTAGTAAGCTCAAGCATTGCTTGGACTTACTCAACCTTATTTGTAAGAAGCTACATATGAAAGCACTACCACCTTTATTGGACAGATATGCTTAG
- the LOC115724795 gene encoding UDP-N-acetylglucosamine transporter UGNT1 isoform X1 — MADQKDEKLPVFSSLKDSPSAMTKKGAYAAVSYMVSAVLLVLFNKAALSSYRFPYANVITLFQMISSLALLYALKLWKIISFTVEPQNNTNKNPATLIPLKTLVYTLPLAISYLLYMLVTMESVRVVSVPMYTTLRRTTVAFTMIVEYFLSGNKHSYSVIGSVGIIVFGAFIAGARDLSFDAYSYAVVFVANICTAVYLASIARIGKSSGLSTFGLMWSNGIICGPILLFWTLINGDLRQLLNFPYLSSLGFQVVMVLSCVLAFLINYCVFWNTTLNSALTQTICGNLKDLFTIGLGWIIFGGLPFDLLNVVGQSLGFIGSCLYAFFKIQGK; from the exons ATGGCTGACCAGAAAGACGAGAAATTACCTGTCTTTTCTTCTTTGAAAGACTCTCCCTCAGCCATGACCAAGAAAGGAGCATACGCTGCTGTCTCTTACATGGTTTCTGCAG TTCTCTTGGTACTATTCAACAAAGCTGCTCTGTCTTCATATAGATTCCCATATGCAAATGTCATTACATTATTTCAG ATGATATCTTCATTGGCATTGCTTTATGCATTGAAACTCTGGAAGATTATTTCTTTCACAGTCGAACCACAGAACAATACTAATAAAAACCCAGCAACTCTAATACCATTGAAGACATTAGTGTACACTCTCCCTCTTGCAATATCATATTTGCTCTATATG TTGGTTACCATGGAATCTGTTCGTGTTGTAAGTGTCCCAATGTACACCACTCTCAGAAGAACTACAGTAGCTTTTACAATGATTGTGGAGTACTTTTTGTCTGGGAATAAACATTCATATTCAGTTATTGGCAG TGTGGGGATAATAGTATTTGGTGCATTTATCGCCGGAGCTCGTGATCTATCATTCGATGCTTATAGCTATGCAGTTGTTTTTGTAGCAAATATCTGTACAGCTGTATATCTTGCTTCAATTGCTCGTATTG GTAAATCAAGTGGCCTTAGTACCTTTGGATTAATGTGGTCCAAtg GAATAATATGTGGACCAATCCTACTCTTTTGGACATTAATCAATGGTGACCTCAGACAATTGTTAAACTTTCCCTACTTATCTTCCCTTGGATTTCAG GTTGTGATGGTTCTTTCCTGTGTTTTGGCTTTCTTAATAAACTactgtgtattttggaatacCACACTAAATTCAGCTCTCACACAGACGATTTGCGGTAATTTGAAG GATCTTTTTACTATTGGACTAGGCTGGATTATTTTTGGTGGGCTTCCTTTTGATTTG TTAAATGTTGTTGGACAATCTCTTGGTTTCATTGGGTCTTGTTTGTATGCCTTCTTTAAAATCCAAGGTAAGTAA
- the LOC115724795 gene encoding UDP-N-acetylglucosamine transporter UGNT1 isoform X2 — MISSLALLYALKLWKIISFTVEPQNNTNKNPATLIPLKTLVYTLPLAISYLLYMLVTMESVRVVSVPMYTTLRRTTVAFTMIVEYFLSGNKHSYSVIGSVGIIVFGAFIAGARDLSFDAYSYAVVFVANICTAVYLASIARIGKSSGLSTFGLMWSNGIICGPILLFWTLINGDLRQLLNFPYLSSLGFQVVMVLSCVLAFLINYCVFWNTTLNSALTQTICGNLKDLFTIGLGWIIFGGLPFDLLNVVGQSLGFIGSCLYAFFKIQGK; from the exons ATGATATCTTCATTGGCATTGCTTTATGCATTGAAACTCTGGAAGATTATTTCTTTCACAGTCGAACCACAGAACAATACTAATAAAAACCCAGCAACTCTAATACCATTGAAGACATTAGTGTACACTCTCCCTCTTGCAATATCATATTTGCTCTATATG TTGGTTACCATGGAATCTGTTCGTGTTGTAAGTGTCCCAATGTACACCACTCTCAGAAGAACTACAGTAGCTTTTACAATGATTGTGGAGTACTTTTTGTCTGGGAATAAACATTCATATTCAGTTATTGGCAG TGTGGGGATAATAGTATTTGGTGCATTTATCGCCGGAGCTCGTGATCTATCATTCGATGCTTATAGCTATGCAGTTGTTTTTGTAGCAAATATCTGTACAGCTGTATATCTTGCTTCAATTGCTCGTATTG GTAAATCAAGTGGCCTTAGTACCTTTGGATTAATGTGGTCCAAtg GAATAATATGTGGACCAATCCTACTCTTTTGGACATTAATCAATGGTGACCTCAGACAATTGTTAAACTTTCCCTACTTATCTTCCCTTGGATTTCAG GTTGTGATGGTTCTTTCCTGTGTTTTGGCTTTCTTAATAAACTactgtgtattttggaatacCACACTAAATTCAGCTCTCACACAGACGATTTGCGGTAATTTGAAG GATCTTTTTACTATTGGACTAGGCTGGATTATTTTTGGTGGGCTTCCTTTTGATTTG TTAAATGTTGTTGGACAATCTCTTGGTTTCATTGGGTCTTGTTTGTATGCCTTCTTTAAAATCCAAGGTAAGTAA